Proteins encoded by one window of Bacillota bacterium:
- a CDS encoding TIGR04283 family arsenosugar biosynthesis glycosyltransferase, giving the protein MIISVIVPTCNEESLLPACLESILREPEDIQLIVVDGASNDNTLNVARRYTDEIIVLDIADLSAQLNKGAEKAEGDILLFLHADTRLTPGCISRLKKIPSHIIGGAFTMQLEGDRFFYRLLSLGGNLYCRLTGSYFGDRGIFVRKSSFRDLNGFNALPIMADVDFSARLKSLGKTILLKGPLISSSRKFKTESPLRTLYLIIYALIAFKFGVDPGKIKNKYYHLPKK; this is encoded by the coding sequence TTGATTATTTCAGTGATTGTTCCAACCTGCAATGAAGAATCTCTACTGCCGGCCTGTCTGGAAAGCATATTGAGGGAGCCGGAGGATATACAGCTGATTGTAGTTGATGGGGCCAGTAATGATAATACTTTGAATGTAGCCCGTCGATATACTGATGAGATTATTGTCCTCGATATAGCTGATTTGTCTGCCCAGCTTAATAAAGGGGCGGAAAAAGCAGAGGGTGATATCCTGCTTTTCCTGCACGCTGATACGCGACTTACACCAGGCTGCATCAGCCGATTAAAAAAAATTCCTTCACATATTATCGGCGGTGCTTTTACCATGCAGCTTGAAGGTGATCGTTTTTTCTATCGGCTGCTTAGTCTGGGTGGCAACCTCTACTGCCGGCTGACCGGCTCTTATTTTGGAGACCGCGGTATCTTTGTTCGTAAATCCTCATTCCGGGATTTGAATGGTTTTAATGCTTTGCCAATCATGGCCGATGTTGATTTTAGCGCACGTTTGAAAAGTTTAGGGAAGACTATTTTGCTTAAAGGTCCGTTAATAAGCAGCAGCCGTAAGTTTAAAACTGAATCCCCTCTGCGAACGCTTTACCTGATTATCTACGCGCTTATTGCATTCAAGTTCGGCGTGGATCCGGGGAAGATTAAGAATAAGTATTACCATTTACCCAAGAAATAA